AATATAAACATAAGTTAATTTCAGTGTACTACACGAGCATTTTAGACATTGGCAGCCATCTATGAATTCAGTGATATTTTCCCAGCAAAGAAATTTCGGTTGTGTTGATTTCTTTTCACTTTCAGTTCAACAAAGTTTTCATCAAGAAAGAAAGGTTTGTGAGCTTTACATCCATGGTTGTCCCTTACTCTAGTTCATGTCAATGATATATATGATCCGATATTTCTTATTAACTGCAATTTTTGAACAAGTTTGTGAAGAAACCAAACTTTTGCGAAGAAGAATCATACTATTTTTATTTAACATTTTTTTATGATGTATAAATTCGATACGGAGTGTTTCTCCTACATTTTTGTATGCGGCCTACATGAATACACAAAGAAGGTTTACAATAACAAGATACGAATTTAGGCGGTATCCGCAACAAAGTCTTGTATCACAGTCCTTACAGCAACTGGAATTCGAACTGAGTGGGTACTTCCGTCTGACCATGTCAAGCTCCCGAAAGTGTATCCTCCTTGCACTCTCTGCCTTGTGGTGAATGTCACCATAAATGTTGCGCTTCTACTGCTTCCTTTGGTGAAAGTAATCACAGATGGTTCTACCGACACATCTATACCTGCTGGAGCTTCAACCACTAAATGATATGTTGCTTCCGCTGGCCCAACGTTAGTCACAGCGCGCCGAAGCATGACATGGTCCTTGAGGTCCGGCACGACAATTGACGGGAGGTTGAGATTGAGGTAGTAGGACTCACAACCATCTAAATATCCAAGAGTGCAGTTCAAAAACTTGTTGTACTCTCTTGCATCCACGTCATAAACCAAGCCAGGGTCAACAGCTCTATCTGGGTCTATATGTCCACCACCAAAGTCGAAGGGGTCAGCTAGTTTCCTTGGGACCGCTTCTGCTTGGATTGGCATGCCAAAACGATCAGTCACAGATgctgcaaccaagacaagaaacaATCAAATCAGTTTTATATTTTGACGAATTGTTTTCATGTATTTTTTGTATTTCAATGTTCACACCTGTGGTGACGATGGCAGACTTGATTATGGCAGGTGACCAGCCAGGGTGAACCGACTTGAGCAGTGCGGTCACAGCGGAGACATGCGGGCACGCCATGGATGTCCCGGATTTGAACACGTAGGAGTCGCGGTCCGCTGCCAAGATGCTGACGCCAGGTGCAGCAATGTCGGGCTGTTCAAACATGTGTATTGAGAATTAGTTAAGAAGTCGTAAGTTAAGAAAAATTAGGAAGGCTAGGTAACAAACAAGACAATGGCAACAATTGTCTCAAGTTAAGAAATTGAGAATGATATATACCTTGAGTATGCTAGGGAACAACATGCTTGGACCTCTCGACGAGAATGAGGCGACCCTCGGCGACAACACCCCTTTTCCGACAACGGTCATGGCAGGTGACACCTTCACCACCGCATTCCTAGCATGACACGTGACTGGCATGAGTTTCCGGAGAAGAAGAAAACGCATTCAAATCTGTTTCAGACAACACGACATGCACTCACCCTTTGTCCCAACTCCAATAGGAGGCAATTCGTTGTGCGATCTCAAAATCCACCACTACACAGGGCATAACGCCCCTACACAAAGGCAGGAAGTCGAGGAGGTTAGTAGTGTACTGTGCAAATATGAGGCCCTTGGCGCCAGCCATGGTGGTGAGATTGATGGCTATGGGAAGTGCTTGTCGAGGCGGCATGCTTCTCGCCGCCACGGGTTGATAGCATAGGACGATTTTACCGGTGACGTTGCTCAATGCCAGTGACGACTCCGTGTCACAGCTGCGCAGAAGTTGTAATTCAGTATAGTTGATAAAACACTGAATCGTGGTTACAAAAGTGGACAACTACAACAAATGCGTCAAGTGATTACAGATGCATAACTACAGAAGTTTTATTTCATTACCTCCCGGCATAAACAAGGTCTTTAAAGTTGCCGCTGATCACAGATGCATTGTTGTGAAGAGATTGCCCCTGTATTTCGAATCAAGCACACATTAATAAGTAATTAAAGG
The sequence above is drawn from the Triticum aestivum cultivar Chinese Spring chromosome 7A, IWGSC CS RefSeq v2.1, whole genome shotgun sequence genome and encodes:
- the LOC123151414 gene encoding subtilisin-like protease SBT3.9, producing MDSRTAFCGALLLLVILLPVSANASSKLYIVYMGEKKHDDPSMVTASHRDMLTSVFGSKDEALRSIVYSYKHGFSGFAAMLTESQAETIAKFPEVVTVKPNTYHETHTTRSWDFLGLDHNQPRQQPGLLRKAKYGEDVIVGVIDTGIWPESRSFDDNGYGPVPARWKGKCQTGQDFNATSCNKKIIGARWYGRGISDEVLNRNYKSPRDIEGHGTHVASTIAGREVQGVSYGGLGMGVARGGAPRARLSIYKVCWLGGSCPEAAVLAAIDDAMHDGVDVLSLSIAGAGHEFPGTLHAVQRGISIVFAGGNDGPVPQTVANAQPWVTTVAASTIDRSFPTLISLGNKEKLVGQSLHNNASVISGNFKDLVYAGSCDTESSLALSNVTGKIVLCYQPVAARSMPPRQALPIAINLTTMAGAKGLIFAQYTTNLLDFLPLCRGVMPCVVVDFEIAQRIASYWSWDKGNAVVKVSPAMTVVGKGVLSPRVASFSSRGPSMLFPSILKPDIAAPGVSILAADRDSYVFKSGTSMACPHVSAVTALLKSVHPGWSPAIIKSAIVTTASVTDRFGMPIQAEAVPRKLADPFDFGGGHIDPDRAVDPGLVYDVDAREYNKFLNCTLGYLDGCESYYLNLNLPSIVVPDLKDHVMLRRAVTNVGPAEATYHLVVEAPAGIDVSVEPSVITFTKGSSRSATFMVTFTTRQRVQGGYTFGSLTWSDGSTHSVRIPVAVRTVIQDFVADTA